A single genomic interval of Rhododendron vialii isolate Sample 1 chromosome 3a, ASM3025357v1 harbors:
- the LOC131320578 gene encoding probable inactive receptor-like protein kinase At3g56050 produces MVEIRGFRDAILMVLALLLYQNSSLCRSLNDEGLALLRFKERVVSDPFGALSNWNVEVGVIDPCSWFGVECSDGKVVALNLEDLCLGGTLAVALGNLVRVKLILLRNNSFYGTIPNKIGALKELEVLDLGYNNFSGPLPPDLGNNLAILLLDNNDLFCNMSPEILEFKTISEVQVDEKQLSKGAQRSSCKEGSFSRNVALTEDAIHRRLVESFPPKFPATGDELLPPFQDPSASTPPSSESPVPSPTPSPSPDSDASPPSPAESSSVQAKRSDHHQTLILCVAIGGPVLLCAFVIGILFCQRKNIAAVRPRTTGLSGQLQKAFVTGVPKLKRSELETACEDFSNVIGSSSIGTVYKGTLSSGVEIAVASVVVESAKDWSHKLETQFRNKIDALLKVNHKNFVNLLGYCEEDEPFSRMLVFEYASNGTLFEHLHIKEAEHLEWTLRMRITMGIAYYLEHVHQLTPPMVHKNLNSSSIHLTEDYAAKVSDFGFLSELRTTEMESTPESDMYSFGVILFEMVTGRLPYSVDSGSLEDWASDYLRGDQPIREMVDPTLKSFNPEQVEQIGEVIRSCVHHDPKQRPQMREVTTRLREITGIQPDGAVPKLSPLWWAELEIIATDAS; encoded by the exons ATGGTCGAAATTCGGGGATTCAGAGACGCGATTTTGATGGTGCTGGCATTGTTGCTGTATCAGAATTCGAGTTTGTGTCGGTCTCTCAACGATGAAG GTTTAGCGCTGTTGAGATTTAAGGAGAGAGTGGTGAGTGATCCATTTGGGGCTCTTTCAAATTGGAATGTTGAGGTTGGAGTAATTGATCCGTGTTCATGGTTCGGGGTGGAGTGTTCGGATGGAAAAGTAGTAGCTTT AAACTTGGAAGATTTATGTCTTGGAGGAACACTAGCAGTTGCTCTTGGAAACCTGGTCCGCGTAAAGTTGAT TTTGTTACGTAACAACTCCTTCTACGGAACCATTCCCAACAAGATTGGAGCGCTGAAGGAGTTAGAGGTACTAGACCTAGGATACAATAACTTCAGTGGCCCACTCCCGCCTGACCTTGGCAATAATTTGGCAATTCT CCTACTGGACAACAATGACCTTTTCTGTAACATGTCCCCTGAAATTTTGGAGTTTAAAACGATTTCTGAAGTTCAAGTAGATGAGAAACAGCTATCTAAAGGAGCACAAAGATCGTCTTGCAAGGAAGGATCTTTCTCTCG GAACGTTGCCCTAACTGAGGATGCAATTCATCGTAGACTGGTAGAGTCATTTCCTCCTAAATTTCCAGCAACAGGAGATGAACTACTACCTCCTTTTCAAGATCCTTCTGCATCAACGCCACCTTCATCAGAGTCCCCAGTACCTTCCCCTACCCCGTCTCCTTCCCCTGATTCCGATGCTTCTCCGCCTTCACCTGCAGAAAGCTCCAGCGTACAAGCCAAAAGATCAGACCATCATCAAACTCTAATATTGTGTGTGGCCATAGGGGGTCCTGTGTTGCTTTGTGCATTTGTCATCGGTATATTATTTTGTCAACGCAAAAATATCGCTGCTGTAAGACCCCGGACCACAGGATTAAGTGGACAGCTACAGAAAGCATTTGTAACTG GTGTGCCGAAACTCAAAAGATCAGAGCTTGAGACAGCTTGTGAAGATTTCAGCAATGTGATTGGTTCTTCATCAATTGGAACGGTTTACAAAGGGACGTTATCTAGTGGGGTTGAAATAGCTGTTGCTTCAGTTGTGGTGGAATCTGCCAAGGATTGGTCACATAAGCTAGAGACCCAGTTCCGGAACAAG ATTGACGCGTTATTGAAAGTGAACCACAAGAATTTTGTGAATCTTCTTGGGTACTGTGAGGAAGATGAGCCTTTCAGTAGAATGTTGGTTTTTGAATATGCATCCAACGGGACACTCTTTGAGCATTTACATA TAAAAGAAGCAGAACACTTAGAATGGACTTTGCGGATGAGGATCACAATGGGAATCGCATACTACCTCGAGCACGTGCACCAACTGACCCCACCCATGGTCCACAAAAACCTCAACTCTTCTTCTATCCATCTGACTGAAGATTATGCAGCCAAGGTCTCAGATTTCGGTTTCTTGAGCGAACTACGAACAACTGAGATGGAATCCACTCCAGAAAGTGACATGTACAGCTTTGGtgttattttgtttgaaatggtaACCGGTAGGCTGCCTTACTCAGTGGACAGTGGATCACTTGAGGATTGGGCATCGGACTATCTGAGAGGGGACCAGCCTATTAGAGAAATGGTGGACCCTACTCTAAAATCGTTCAACCCGGAGCAGGTTGAACAAATTGGTGAAGTGATTAGGTCTTGTGTGCATCATGACCCGAAACAAAGACCGCAAATGAGAGAAGTCACCACCAGATTGAGAGAGATAACAGGAATACAACCAGATGGGGCTGTCCCTAAACTCTCTCCTCTTTGGTGGGCAGAACTTGAGATTATAGCTACAGACGCAAGCTAA
- the LOC131320581 gene encoding protein VAPYRIN-like, producing the protein MERLVEASEQEVKIDFVLGTKCRANVRLRSLVATAPVAFKVQTSSPNKFLVNPPSGLIQPLSHATFQVVLKPQSQLPATFPRSPFDRFLVRTGLAPTESTHPEFTHDIKLKVAFVGPFLLRHAVAAGDVDAVRKIIKRQRGIVAEFPTREAESLLRAAAELENPDDVVSLLVEDGLKADGAGARSGDVGETRWASKGWTDLHVAAAFGRTEEVSSLVRASEERGPLLDCRDKEGRTPLHLAASKGHERCARVLAGVGADVNAASKDGRTALYRAAANGDRRMVEVLVELGADPTVGSMDRGRSAIHVARDKGHTEVVNILERGEAVLEAARRGDLNHLESLLDRDASVSFRDQYGLTALHVAAFKGHKDAVMMLVELGSAELECRDHEGHTPLHLAVEGGHAEMVEVLVNRGANVNASSKKGATPLYLARAMGYDDISQFLVDSGAAASSLPSTPSSLSSIL; encoded by the exons atggagaGACTGGTGGAAGCATCAGAGCAAGAGGTGAAAATAGACTTCGTATTGGGAACCAAATGCCGGGCAAACGTGCGCCTGAGGTCACTCGTCGCCACCGCCCCAGTAGCCTTCAAGGTCCAAACCTCATCCCCTAACAAGTTCCTGGTCAACCCACCGAGTGGACTCATCCAACCCTTATCCCACGCCACCTTCCAAGTCGTCCTCAAGCCCCAATCCCAACTCCCCGCAACCTTTCCTCGCTCCCCCTTCGACCGCTTCCTCGTCAGGACCGGACTCGCCCCCACCGAGTCGACTCACCCCGAGTTCACCCACGACATCAAGCTCAAGGTCGCCTTCGTGGGCCCCTTCCTCCTCCGCCACGCGGTGGCCGCCGGAGACGTCGACGCCGTCAGGAAGATAATCAAGCGTCAGAGAGGCATCGTGGCCGAGTTCCCGACTCGGGAGGCCGAGTCACTCCTCCGAGCCGCGGCCGAGTTAGAAAACCCCGACGATGTGGTTAGTCTACTGGTTGAAGACGGTTTGAAGGCCGACGGCGCAGGTGCGAGGTCGGGCGACGTCGGCGAAACCAGATGGGCGTCGAAGGGCTGGACGGATTTGCACGTGGCGGCGGCGTTCGGCCGGACGGAGGAGGTTTCGAGTTTGGTTAGGGCGAGCGAAGAACGGGGGCCGTTGTTGGATTGCAGGGACAAGGAGGGACGGACGCCGTTGCATTTGGCGGCGAGCAAGGGCCACGAGAGGTGTGCTAGGGTGTTGGCGGGTGTAGGTGCGGACGTGAACGCGGCGAGCAAGGACGGTCGGACGGCGTTGTACAGAGCAGCTGCGAATGGGGACCGTCGGATGGTGGAGGTGCTGGTTGAGTTGGGTGCGGACCCCACAGTCGGTTCGATGGATCGTGGCCGCTCAGCGATTCATGTTGCTCGAGATAAGGGACAT ACAGAAGTGGTCAACATACTCGAACGCGGGGAAGCAGTGCTAGAAGCGGCCAGGCGCGGCGACCTAAACCACCTTGAGTCGCTGCTAGATCGGGATGCAAGTGTCAGCTTCCGAGACCAGTACGGTCTTACGGCTCTCCACGTCGCCGCATTCAAAGGGCACAAGGATGCAGTGATGATGCTCGTCGAGTTGGGCTCTGCTGAGCTTGAATGCCGGGACCACGAAGGGCACACGCCGCTCCACTTGGCCGTGGAAGGCGGACATGCGGAGATGGTCGAAGTGCTGGTCAACAGGGGAGCGAATGTGAATGCCAGTAGCAAGAAGGGTGCGACGCCTCTGTACTTGGCTAGAGCCATGGGGTACGATGATATATCGCAGTTTCTTGTTGACAGTGGAGCAGCTGCCTCTTCTCTTCCTTCCACACCTTCTTCCTTGTCATCCATCCTGTAG
- the LOC131320585 gene encoding uncharacterized protein LOC131320585 isoform X2, which translates to MDQQFLQLCASRDGDHCRVHRFRWGISPSSRISPISGLDFQRRLYSRSVQISGHKHSYAMRVFSTDLILFEIYTFRSTVQYSIYNVLP; encoded by the exons atgGACCAGCAGTTTCTACAGCTCTGTGCCTCCAGGGATGGTGATCATTGCCGAGTACACCGATTTCGATGGGGAATCTCACCATCATCGCGGATATCACCGATAAGCGGTCTTGATTTCCAGAGGCGACTCTATTCCAGATCTGTCCAAATCTCCGGCCACAAACATAGCTACGCCATGCGG GTGTTTAGCACAGACCTGATTCTGTTTGAGATCTATACATTTAGGTCTACAGTTCAA TATTCTATCTACAACGTTTTGCCTTGA
- the LOC131320585 gene encoding uncharacterized protein LOC131320585 isoform X1, translating into MERAECQIELSTRKNWVRDLMHHLCEVGRKRRWKGTRNRNQLSNDTAKLENMTAWQSSIFQVFFFSSVSLSVFILRVFMNENKKFKPIHHFHNIQFSRHLFGVTWKRNASRKIDLSQKQFAKQLSVFDNDKRENRNVQKSSTLVLVRCLFQHYLVRAHPAIGKFSYAG; encoded by the exons ATGGAAAGAGCCGAGTGCCAGATAGAATTATCCACCAG GAAAAACTGGGTTAGAGATCTGATGCATCACCTCTGCGAGGTTGGTAGGAAACGTAGATGGAAAGGAACAAGGAACAGAAATCAGTTGTCAAATGACACAGCAAAATTAGAAAACATGACAGCATGGCaatcttcaatttttcaagtgtttttcttttcttcagttTCATTGTCCGTTTTCATTTTGCGTGTTTTcatgaatgaaaacaaaaagttcAAACCCATTCATCATTTTCACAACATACAGTTTTCACGACATCTGTTTGGTGTTACCTGGAAGCGGAATGCTTCCAGAAAAATAGATTTGAGTCAGAAACAGTTTGCCAAACAACTTTCTGTGTTTGACAATGACAAAAGGGAAAACAGAAACGTTCAGAAGAGCTCCACTTTAGTTCTTGTCCGGTGTTTGTTTCAGCATTACCTCGTCAGAGCACACCCGGCAATAGGAAAATTCTCATATGCAGGTTGA